The window gGGTTAGGGTACCTGGCATGCAAATCAAAATAGAAAGCAATATCATAGAAGTGTTTCAGTTTTTCCAACTGCGGCTTAGGCGTGGCCGCTCCGCGcatatttttgacacatttttcaaataggcattttttttacacttatcaTTTGATCAGAAACCACCTACTTAAGTCAAATCTACATATTCCACATGTCTGGTTTAAAGATCTCTCCATCGACAAGCAGCAAGCTTGTTCCTTAACCCAAAAGTGTCATGCTATCACATTCTCATATCACACACTTGTATGTGTATCAGTTTTATCACAATAATGGACACTTGACATCGCTTAAAGACTCTGTACTTGTGTTAAGgccctaaaaaataaatgtatgttttcatatAATTGTGTTGCTTCTTTACTgtactgttaactctttgactgccaaaaacgttaaataacgtttagtaaaatcctatgggggagtgccaaagacgttaaaagacgttttttttttttttttttcaaaacagaggtgaaactaaccattttctattgttgattactgaaaaacggaataaggtggaaacaaacttttttttttctgatgaaagatgagagtccaatttttcacttggtagtatgtgtgtttccatagtccaaacacaacattttctgtggaccttgaaagatcagtcaaaatgcttaaatcggctggcacccacggcatcccttttctgaaaacgtctggcagtcaaagagctaaagtGGCTGCAACTATTGGAGACAAATTCCCTGTGTGTTTTTAACATACTTAGTCAATAATGATGATTGatgatgtaaaaataatgagGAATTTATATAGAGGCATATTTCTGTTTTACAACAAACAGCTTGCTTGCAAAAGTTAGAGACATGAATTTGACTTAGTATGTGGTCACGTTTTTCCTCTTCTGACGTGACGCAAGTAGTGGGTGTGGGTTGCCTTGGTCACGCACAAAGACTTGCTTTTCGTGCCCCATTCTATTTACATTCCACTGGATCTGAGAAATGTGTATGGTTTTATTGTGTCTAAACTGAGTGACAccgttgtgtgtttttttttctttctttctaggaGCTTTACTACAAGAGGATGCAAAGCAGAGAAAAGATGAAAAGGGAAAAGATGGACAATCTGAATCAGGTGTGACAGATTAATAATCATTAGCTAGCAAACTGCTAGCATTGACTGATATGTGTGGCTGTCGTATTTGCGTTGGTGCAGGGTAAGAAGAGGCTGAGGGTGCTTGTGGCGACATGCAACAGGGCCGACTACTCCAAACTGGCTCCGATCATGTTTGGGATCAAATCCCATCCTGATGACTACGACCTGGATGTGGTGGTGCTTGGTTCGCATCTTATTGATGATTATGGGTAAGATGCACACGCAACCTTCCATATAGACCTCAAATAAagctttgctgtatgttttagTTTGACGAATGTAATGGATGTCACTCTCGCACCACAACTTTAAAAAGTACAGTGGACTGCTTGTATTTGCGGACACACAAACCAAGCCCAACTGCGAAAACACTATTTTTGCGAACGTGATTATAATTGCCTGTATTAATAGTTtaaaccatatatatatataatttggacattttcacgtaggggtgtactcacttttgttgccagggatAATAAGTGATTTTGAGGTAATAAATTGACACTGTTATTATAAGCTAtacactgactacttttcattgtgtcatttCATATTATATTGTCATATTACTTTTCATTGTGTTATTGGATGAGCAAGTGTATCTAgcaggggtgtgcccaaaaaatcgattctcataagaatagggattctcatttagtacgattcagactcgattttaaatgtcccaaaatccattttatttaaattattttatactctcTTGCTTTTGTCTGTGTGCGCCTGTATTCGGAGCGCTGTtcgtgttgtacccgatttggccactgaggggcagtgtggttccacgtggtctaatacactgttaagttgtagccacattagagagtagaaggaaaaagtcacgataaagttgtttttttgcagcgtggagccgttcttttgagtgataaaagtgccgcgagtagcgcgctaattagcattagcgagtcaggctGGAGtcgatcattacaattccttgcacatctatagattgaagcgaaaatcattgtcaatcaaatcattttgaatcaaaaagcattctgaatcgaaaatcaagcctgaatcgaaaatcgatcccgaatcgaatcgcaggcccaaaaatcggaatcgaatcaaatcgtgagacattcaaagattcccaccccaagTATCTAGAAAGATTTCAGACTTTTGCCACATTACAGAAAATTGCTAAAGTGCTAGCTTTTCCATGAATAACAGAATCGATTCCATAATGTTCCACGGATCGGTGAATTTGTCAATGCCAAACCACAAATCTGTAGGGATCCTCCACTGCACTGTCCAGCATAGTCATTGAAACCTTGCTTTCTGCCTGCCTGTGTCGTAGGAACACATTTCGTATGATTGAGCAGGACGACTTTGACATCAGCTCCAAGCTGCACACGATTGTAAGGGGGGAGGATGAGGCCGCCATGGTGGAGAGTGTTGGGCTCGCTCTGGTCAAAATTCCAGATGTCCTGCAAAGATTGCACCCGGATATCGTCGTCATCCACGGGGATCGTTTTGACGCGTTGGCTCTAGCAACTGCTGCCGCACTGATGAACATTAGAATACTTCACCTAGAGGGAGGAGAGGTGAGGAGACAGTGAATTAAGAATAATAAAGTGCAGTAGCGTAGTAGGCCCtaagttttcattaaaaaaaaaaaaaaagctgggttTTTCATTTAATACTGGGTTTCCATTAGTTTTTCCACAAAATAAGAGCAGAACTAGTCTGGTGTAACGCACCACCAAAGATATTCAATGGGAATTGTTTTGATGCCCTCACTgattaatattaactcattcactgcaattgacggttatagacgtcaaatattcattttaacaatatctattagtttaacatttttttcccccacttttgttaacaagagtatgaaaacctagatttttttttattgtacatctagaacagatataaaatgtgtgattatttgtgagttaatttgtgatgtcatgcaactcatagaaatagttcaaatgaatttttgacgtttatagccgtcaatggcagtgaatgagctaataatcgagtaatcgtttgtagcctcttttcttttttttttttaaattgtccaaatcctccaaTTTCAGCCTCTCGACTGTCATAATTGTGTGACTAATGATCTTTTGTGTTCCTCaaaaataagatatttgcaaacatttgcttttactttggaaagtgATGACCAATTGAATCGGTTTAAAGAAAGTTGTTTAGTACAACATCAAAGTGTGAAAATCAATTGAATATTtgacaactaatcgattatcaaattaatcaacaactatttgaGCAATCGAATAATcgtttaaagactttttttgtagttgGCCAATTTTGTCAGAGTTGCATTCCAAGTTAtaccatttttttgggtgtggtgtaccttgttgatgatatcagaTTTGGTCTGGCTCATCCCCAAGGTGAGCGGCACCATCGACGACTCCATCCGCCACGCCATCAGCAAGCTGGCCCATTACCACGCCTGCTGCACGCGAAGGGCAGAGCAACACCTCATTTCCATGTGCGAGGACCACTCTCGTATCTTACTGGCCGGCTGCCCCTCCTACGATAAGCTGCTGTGCCCTCATAACCGCGAAGACTATTTGGATATCATCAAGAGCTGGTTGGGTATGTCCGACACGTCGATTGGTCGTCGTCGCGCGCAAAAAAGCAAGTTGGATGATTTCGATGTCGTTCTACAGGCGACAATGTGCAGGATCATGACTACATTGTGGCTTTGCAGCACCCAGTCACCACTGATATTCAGCACTCTATTAAGATCTATGGACTCATGTTGGACGCACTGATCTCCTTCAATAAAAGGACCCTCATCCTCTTTCCCAACATTGATGCCGGTTAGTATTATAGGTTATTATGCATGAGTAATTGCATTTACCTTTTAATTTGTCAAATCACTAGTCAGGGGTTGAGAATCACTTTTGACCACATttgactctttgactgccaaaaacgttaaataacgtttagtaaaatcctatggaggagtgccaaagacgttaaaagacgtttgtttcaaaacagaggtgaaactaaccattttctattgttgattactcaaaaacggattaaggcagaaacaaactttttctgatgaaagatgagagtccaatctttcatttgatagtatgtgtgtttccatagtccaaacacgtaattttctgtggaccttgaaagatcagtcaaaagatcagtcaaaatgcttaaatcggctggcacccacggcatcctttttctgaaaacgtctggcagtcaaagagttaatacgtTCTTGGATTTGTCATACACTTAACTCTGTATTACAGGAAGTAAGGAAATGGTGCGTGTGATGAGAAAAAAGGGCATCGAGCAGCATCCCAACTTCCGGGCAGTGAAGCACATTCCCTTCGAGCAGTTCATTCAGCTGGTGTGCCACGCCGGCTGCATGATTGGAAACAGCAGCTGCGGCGTGCGAGAGGCCGGGGCCTTTGGCACGCCGGTCATCAACCTGGGAACGAGACAAACGGGCAGAGAGACAGGTGAGAATGTGTTGATGTGGATGTGGGCCTCTGGTGCCCCCTGCTGTGCATATTCGGCTGTTACAATTTCTACTGgactttcaaatgtttttaggcTCTTAATGGACGTGAAAAATTCTGATTGCCTTCTCTGCTAGGTGAAAATGTTCTGCATGTGAGGGATGCGGATTCACATAATAAAATCTACCATGCCCTGCAGCTGCAGTTTGGAAAGCGATACCCCtggtaaaaatttatttttatttttattgaaaacagCAGTACAGATTCCAGAATGTGATTCAGAATGTTTAAATTgcttagagcagtggttcttaaccttgttggaggtagtgctgtcactatcgaattttttttgaatcgattaatcgatttattattcaatcgattaatcgactcatcggattcattttaattttgcattaaagtgtattacaaaagtgttttccccctgattactgtttattaaccagtgattgatgtttattgcactttgtttttgtatagtggtttaaaaaaaaaaaaaggatggcggGGTGATGTTGTAGAATGTTGgaggttcggtcattgtttttctaaataaaaacaaatgtttgcaaatgtcaacACAGAACGGTTGAAATGGCATTGATACagttttctttcatgaaggacgacagaaatcagtgaacgaTTACCGCTGATATGCGGAAATCAggattttgaccattttaaataaaaaatgtctccaaacgattagtcaattattaaaatactaattaatttgataacttggcGATTAACCGATTAAACTTGACAGCTCTAGTTGGAGCTACTGAACGCCACCAGCTTCCGATGTGCATTCACTGAATCCTTCTGCGTTGACAATGTGTAGGATTtattggtgaacaaaatgaacagggagagtaagtagccttttcatcgaatctggcTCTCGTCACCTTGAAATCGGAAAgagttgtgtttttgtattcccCCATCTCAATGCAGTTTAGTCTTTTGTTTTGCCAGGTAGCTAGTTGTGCTCGAATAGGATTGCTCAACTTGACCTTGCAAATAATGCAGTCAGTGTCCTAATTGcattatttatagagcacttaaaaacaaaaaagaaacccaggggcagcagatacaatgaaaacagcagaggccccagaatcgaaccctgtggaacaccatacattccgttatacatgtgaattcatattgcacatatttgtccaaccactttcttttttggggggggggggtgttatttGGTACTTTAAACATTCAATGCCCCGCCCTCTTACTATCCATTTCACAGGTGCCGAATGTTTTGACTCCATTCTTCTCAGTTCTCTTCTCAACGTTACTTCCTTTTGCAGTTCTAAGATCTACGGCGACGGAAACGCCGTCCCTCGCATCCTCAAGTTCTTACAATCCATTGACCTAAATAAGCCCCTTCAGAAGACTTTCTGCTTCCCCTCGGTGAAAGACTCCATATCCCAAGACATTGATCACATCCTGGAGAAACAAAGCGCTTTGGCGGTGGACCTCGGCGGTACCAACCTCAGAGTGGCAATCGTCTGCTCAAAGGTAAGTTAGGGAATCTCATCTGAATACGTTCATTAGATTAAAACCATTCACAAATCCACCATCCTTTCTCTTTCTTGCTGCCCCTTTGCCTCATCAAGGGTGTTGTAGTGAAGAAATATACTCAAGCAAATCCAAAGAGCTTCGAACCCAGGATGCAGCTCATATTGAAAATGTGCGAGAACGCCATGCAAGATGCCGTGTCCCTCAACTGCAGGATTCTGGGCGTCGGTACGAAAACTATTAACACGCAACACGACCGACCTTGCGATATGGATCAATAAACAGGACGTGATTTCCATTCTAGGAGTGTCCACCGGGGGGCGTGTGAACCCACAAGAGGGCGTGGTGCTGGACTCCACACAGCTAATCCAGGAGTGGACGTCGGTGGATTTGAGAACGCCCATCTCGGATGCCTTTCATCTCCCCGTCTGGGTGGACAACGATGGCAACTGCGCAGCCTTGGCCGAAAGGAAGTTTGGTCACGGGAAAGGAGTGGAGAATTTTGTCACGGTCATAACGGGAACAGGTGAGCTGCTTGTAGGTCATATGTTTTGCCTCAGAGCTGCTTTTGAACATGTTGAAGAAATCAACTTTTGCGATGTTTGAgaattgttctttaaccaagcAAAGATAAAACatacatacttaaaaaaaaaaaaatgtattcaatacaATGCATTTTCAGTACGAAAtccaaataccaaaatattcatCAGTTGCAGCCCTAGGTTTAGAAGATGGTATCATGCGTTATACAAATTGCACTCAAAGTTGAGTTCATACAATCTAAACGgcgatatttgacattttgaggttttttctttttagttttttttttttttatgggcaaAAGCATTTTCGAAAATAAATCAAGGTtctatttgtcttgttttctttgtcatatttttttctttttacgatTCTGATCCATGACTtggggctgggcgatatgggcaaaatataaaatacaatttatttatttttagtcatgctggacaattttaaacaattttaatcttataaacatttattcagaaATCATtcttgtgcaaaatgttcagacaataaTGCATACGGAttctaaatcattttttaacaaacctgtgcttaaatgccacaatacatttggatgtaagaacataagaacaacagcttttaataatccagaagacaaaactcgatttcatgatttagcacattttcaacgAGTTGATTTTTTGCaatgacgattaatcaaataaattcGACCATGACTTAAAACTGTGCTACGAAAACCGATCCATACGTTTTTGGACCCGTTGcacccctagtttaaaatgATTTCCATGACCCTTGTgttttgtttaactcattcactgccattgacgcctataaacgtcaaaaatttatttgaactatttctattagttttactttttttacccacttttgttaactagagtatgaaaacctagacatttattttaataatatatatatatatttttttagattattaactctttgactgccagacgttttcagaaacgggatgttgccagtgccagccgatttaagcattttgactgatctttcaaggtccacagaaaatgttgtgtttggactatgaaaacacacatactaccaaatgaaagattggactctcatctttcatcagaaaaaaaagtttgtttctaccttattccgttcttcagtaatcaacaatagaaaatggttagtttcaccgaaatgctctgttttgaaacaaaaagcggagaaaaagagctttttgtgaaacgatgttatttcatgcactctagtgaattctatacttctttttgtccatgaatgatgccacaaacacctaaatagtgctttacttctgtaaaacaccaccaccaacaatgaaaaagtgtttttagtttgcaaaatacgtttatttccattcaacagtgtaacaatttgacaaaacaatttcacaaactatttacaaatgtgtgcaactgtggtactacttacaattatgtggatgtttcaaatacagtttttctttttgtaacactgccctgcgtgcaaggagacggagcaggatttgcacaacagatatgTTTCACTttgattgtccgtttcgcgtgcagacgttacactttcttgacggcctttttttccggggaatagcaagtagcagactgtagccactcctccgatgaatatgcattggactcggggcactcttcgtcgtccgattgaacgtccgcctgagcgtgctcggttgtgctccgcgttttccggtgttagcatcgctagcccgtgaacctttatgacgtcgtcatagccaccgcgtcagcgcttccaacttcggcgtcaacctcggagtcaccatcatcatcgatgtgctctttagcgttggtcgatgcttttcgtctttgaaaaaaaatgctcgagcgtgagctgcttgcaaccggtcgccatgttctcttcccttccccagccattgtcccctctagctccgcctcacgtcttctactgacgtcttcccaatcttgtcaaaagagtcattgctgccatctaggggccaaaaatagtcattaggctaactagatctgcttgaaactttcaccacagctggccaaggttttcctccacccgtttaaaaaaaaataaaaaattggatgacgtcttttaacgtcattggcggccctccgtaggtttttacttgacgtcttttagcgtccatggcagtcaaagagttaaaaattaggggcttgaggcgattaaaattaatagcatgagttaactcacaaattttatatgttcaaaatgtacaataatttttttctaggttttcatacttttgttaacaaaagtggaaaaaaatgttaactaatagaaatagttcaaatgaatttttgacgtctatagccgtcaatggcagtgaatgagttaataaagagATATCAACCATTTTATATGTGTGTAGTTTACTTAAGTTACTTTGTTGAAATggcattgatacagtaatttgtaATGTTACAAGTTTCATCCTAGTCATTTGCTACCTTGGACTGTGAAAGGTATTGGAGGAGGGATTATCCAGCACAACGAGCTGATCCATGGCAGCACATTCTGCGGCGCTGAACTGGGTCACATCATGGTGTCGTTAGACGGCCCGGAGTGTTCGTGTGGAAGCCGAGGATGCATCGAGGCTTTCGCTTCCGGCCTGGCCCTGCAGAGAGAggccaaaaaaatgaatgatggtGAGTGACAGTTTGATTGGATCTTGTTTTTGAATGCGGTTAGCATTTACTAATGAGAAATATGGCAAGAGAAGTGAAAATGCTTGCATTTGTCATGTGTTGCAAAGTTGAGTGAACAGCTGCAACCTgggatcttaactcattcactgccattgacggctatagacgtcaaaaattaattcaagctatttctattagtttaacattttttcccacttttgttaacaagagtatgaaaacctagatatatttttttgtattagaacataacatttgtgattactcgttaactagtgaagtcatgcgattaattacgattaaaaattgtaatcgcctggcgcccctaatttttaataatcttttctttaaaaaaaaaaaaaattataaaaaattaaacaaaatgtttttggttattttacaaaaaagattattaaaaaattaggggcatcaggcgattaaaatttgtcatcgtaattaatcgcatgacttcaccagttaactcacgattaatcacaaattttaaatctgttctaaatgtacaaaaaaaaatctaggttttcatactctagttaacaaaaattgagaaaaaaaaagtttaatagaaatagttaagtctgtagctgtcaatggcagtgaatgagttaataactaaTTGATGTAAAGTTTCAAGCACATTTTTCTCATGTTCAATTTGAATTGCTTCCAAAAAGCGCGATGCGGGTCACGTTTGGGTGAAATTTGGTATGACATTAAATCCCTGcatacaatgaatgaatgaatccaaCAAGATCAAAATCTGTGAAATACTGTTGTGTTTTTCAGATGAACTGCtgaaaggggagggggggttgtCTATGAAGCTGTCCGAGCCCATCACCGCCGCTCACCTCATCAGTGCAGCAAGACTAGGGAACGCCAAAGCTGTAGCAACTCTCAACAAGGGTGAGAACCTAAATGAACACACCTACACATACCAATGGAACGTTCTCCTGTTTTGTATAGCCATTAATATGCCATACATTCCtaaatgtgtgttgttgtttttttttacacatctaTTTCTCTTTGCAGCCTCCACGGCACTCGGCGTGGGCATCATCAACATCCTGCATACACTCAACCCCTCACTCGTGATCCTATCTGGCGTGTTAGCCTCGATCTACGAAGAGCCGGTGAAGCACCTCATTGCCAGCAGAGCCCTCTTGCCGGCTCAGAGCACCAAGTTGGTCACGTCAGACTTGGAAGAACCCGCTTTACTAGGAGCTGCCAGCATGGTGTTAGACTACGCTACGAGAAGGACTTATTAAAGGATATATAATTGTCTCTTGATTCATGAAGGACTTCTGCCCTCAAGAAGACGTCATCTGAGTTGTTCCCaggatattttatttaatgtatccACCTTTAGTTTATtcaattgaaatttttttttattttattatttttttttttttgctctttggcGATATGTTGTGTTCATGAAAATGGAACCAATTTTCCAATTATTGACAATTCATTTATCCCGAACCAAAGGTTGGCCATGTTCCCACATGGATACTTACTGTGTCAAGTGAATCCAGTGGGAATTCAGATCAAATCTTATTTGATTGTcctggttaaaataaaaaaaacgttttttttttatttaaaaaaataaatcataactaTACCAGGCATGAATTTAGGTACTTATGTAAATTAATGAGTCTGTTAAAAATCTTGTTTTGCTCATGACCAAATTTTTGCTCGACCCTATAATGTTTCTCTATTACTT of the Vanacampus margaritifer isolate UIUO_Vmar chromosome 7, RoL_Vmar_1.0, whole genome shotgun sequence genome contains:
- the gne gene encoding bifunctional UDP-N-acetylglucosamine 2-epimerase/N-acetylmannosamine kinase isoform X1; the protein is MEKHRGFVCKNPHELYYKRMQSREKMKREKMDNLNQGKKRLRVLVATCNRADYSKLAPIMFGIKSHPDDYDLDVVVLGSHLIDDYGNTFRMIEQDDFDISSKLHTIVRGEDEAAMVESVGLALVKIPDVLQRLHPDIVVIHGDRFDALALATAAALMNIRILHLEGGEVSGTIDDSIRHAISKLAHYHACCTRRAEQHLISMCEDHSRILLAGCPSYDKLLCPHNREDYLDIIKSWLGDNVQDHDYIVALQHPVTTDIQHSIKIYGLMLDALISFNKRTLILFPNIDAGSKEMVRVMRKKGIEQHPNFRAVKHIPFEQFIQLVCHAGCMIGNSSCGVREAGAFGTPVINLGTRQTGRETGENVLHVRDADSHNKIYHALQLQFGKRYPCSKIYGDGNAVPRILKFLQSIDLNKPLQKTFCFPSVKDSISQDIDHILEKQSALAVDLGGTNLRVAIVCSKGVVVKKYTQANPKSFEPRMQLILKMCENAMQDAVSLNCRILGVGVSTGGRVNPQEGVVLDSTQLIQEWTSVDLRTPISDAFHLPVWVDNDGNCAALAERKFGHGKGVENFVTVITGTGIGGGIIQHNELIHGSTFCGAELGHIMVSLDGPECSCGSRGCIEAFASGLALQREAKKMNDDELLKGEGGLSMKLSEPITAAHLISAARLGNAKAVATLNKASTALGVGIINILHTLNPSLVILSGVLASIYEEPVKHLIASRALLPAQSTKLVTSDLEEPALLGAASMVLDYATRRTY
- the gne gene encoding bifunctional UDP-N-acetylglucosamine 2-epimerase/N-acetylmannosamine kinase isoform X2 — encoded protein: MQSREKMKREKMDNLNQGKKRLRVLVATCNRADYSKLAPIMFGIKSHPDDYDLDVVVLGSHLIDDYGNTFRMIEQDDFDISSKLHTIVRGEDEAAMVESVGLALVKIPDVLQRLHPDIVVIHGDRFDALALATAAALMNIRILHLEGGEVSGTIDDSIRHAISKLAHYHACCTRRAEQHLISMCEDHSRILLAGCPSYDKLLCPHNREDYLDIIKSWLGDNVQDHDYIVALQHPVTTDIQHSIKIYGLMLDALISFNKRTLILFPNIDAGSKEMVRVMRKKGIEQHPNFRAVKHIPFEQFIQLVCHAGCMIGNSSCGVREAGAFGTPVINLGTRQTGRETGENVLHVRDADSHNKIYHALQLQFGKRYPCSKIYGDGNAVPRILKFLQSIDLNKPLQKTFCFPSVKDSISQDIDHILEKQSALAVDLGGTNLRVAIVCSKGVVVKKYTQANPKSFEPRMQLILKMCENAMQDAVSLNCRILGVGVSTGGRVNPQEGVVLDSTQLIQEWTSVDLRTPISDAFHLPVWVDNDGNCAALAERKFGHGKGVENFVTVITGTGIGGGIIQHNELIHGSTFCGAELGHIMVSLDGPECSCGSRGCIEAFASGLALQREAKKMNDDELLKGEGGLSMKLSEPITAAHLISAARLGNAKAVATLNKASTALGVGIINILHTLNPSLVILSGVLASIYEEPVKHLIASRALLPAQSTKLVTSDLEEPALLGAASMVLDYATRRTY